In one window of Gemmatimonadaceae bacterium DNA:
- a CDS encoding homocysteine S-methyltransferase family protein, with product MEYRLAILGREPEAVGIARAAARVNLPLGICFTLDSSTSRLKSGPTLREAIEDTDREAGEARPDFYGINCSHPFEFQPALEPGNWVERIRMLRPNASAMDKISLCKIGHLEEGDPQELGRLMGELGRRYPHIDIWGGCCGTWEKHLGQIAQQLRRARA from the coding sequence GCGAGCCTGAGGCCGTGGGCATCGCGCGCGCCGCGGCGCGTGTGAATCTTCCGCTCGGCATCTGCTTTACGCTGGACAGCAGCACGTCGAGGCTGAAGTCTGGGCCGACGCTGCGCGAGGCTATCGAAGATACGGACCGCGAAGCCGGCGAGGCGAGGCCCGACTTCTACGGCATCAACTGCTCGCATCCGTTCGAATTTCAGCCGGCGCTCGAGCCGGGGAACTGGGTCGAACGTATTCGCATGCTTCGCCCCAACGCGTCCGCCATGGACAAGATCTCGTTGTGCAAGATCGGACATCTGGAGGAAGGTGATCCGCAGGAGCTGGGCAGGCTCATGGGCGAGCTTGGGCGGCGCTATCCGCACATCGATATCTGGGGAGGGTGCTGTGGTACGTGGGAGAAGCACCTCGGACAGATCGCACAGCAACTGAGACGGGCACGCGCCTAA